One region of Cuculus canorus isolate bCucCan1 chromosome 6, bCucCan1.pri, whole genome shotgun sequence genomic DNA includes:
- the GCG gene encoding pro-glucagon has product MKMKSVYFVAGLLLIIAQGSWQNPLQDTEEKARTFKTSQSEPLDESKQLNEVKRHSQGTFTSDYSKYLDTRRAQDFVQWLMSTKRNGQQGEEDKENDKIPDQLSSNAISKRHAEFERHAEGTYTSDITSYLEGQAAKEFIAWLVNGRGRRDFPEKALVAEELGRRHADGTFTSDINKVLDDIAAKEFLNWLINTKVTQRDLLEEYQ; this is encoded by the exons atgaaaatgaagagtgtttattttgttgctgGGCTCCTTTTAATTATAGCTCAAGGCAGCTGGCAAAATCCTCTTCAGGatacagaggagaaagcaag AACATTCAAAACTTCCCAGTCTGAACCACTAGATGAATCTAAACAGCTGAATGAAGTGAAACGTCACTCACAAGGCACATTCACCAGTGACTACAGCAAGTACTTGGACACTAGACGGGCTCAGGACTTTGTGCAATGGTTAATGAGCACTAAAAGGAATGG CCAGCAAGGAGAGGAGgacaaagaaaatgacaaaatccCGGACCAGCTCTCAAG CAATGCGATCTCCAAGCGTCATGCTGAATTCGAGAGACATGCTGAAGGCACCTACACCAGTGATATCACTTCTTATTTGGAAGGTCAAGCTGCCAAGGAGTTCATTGCTTGGTTAGTGAATGGACGAGGAAGAAGAGA TTTCCCAGAAAAAGCTCTTGTGGCAGAAGAATTGGGCCGAAGACACGCAGATGGCACTTTCACAAGTGATATCAACAAAGTCCTTGATGACATAGCTGCCAAAGAGTTCCTAAACTGGCTGATTAACACAAAAGTTACCCAAAG ggaccTTTTGGAAGAATACCAgtaa